The Geomonas agri genome contains the following window.
CATCGGGATGCGCAGGGAGGCGGAACGGTTACGGCTGGAGTAAGCCATGTTCACCGGAGCCTCGAAGCCCGGCACCAGACGCTTGTAGGAGTTGGTGGTCGGGTTGGTGAAGGCGCACAGGGCGCGGGCATGCTTGATGATGCCGCCGATGTAGTACAGAGCCATCTGGGAAAGCCCGCCGTACTTGTCGCCGGCGAAGAGGTTGGTACCGTCTTTCCACAGGGACATGTGGCAGTGCATACCGGAACCGTTGTCGCCGTAAAGCGGCTTCGGCATGAAGGTTACCGTCTTGCCGTTGCGGTTGGCGACGTTCTTGATGACGTACTTGAACCACTGCAGCTGGTCAGCCATGTCGACCAGCGAGGAGAAGCGCATGTCGATCTCGGCCTGGCCGCCAGTGGCGACTTCGTGGTGCTGGCACTCGACGCGGATACCGACCTTCTGGAGCTCCATGACCATCTCGTTACGGAGGTCGTTCTGGGAGTCGGTCGGGGCGACCGGGAAGTAGCCTTCCTTGTGGCGCGGCTTGTAGCCGAGGTTCGGGAACTCTTCACGGCCGGTGTTCCAGGCGCCTTCGGAAGAGTCGACGGCGTAGAAGGAGGAGTTGGCGTTGGAGTCGTAACGGACGTCGTCGAAGATGAAGAACTCGGCTTCCGGTCCGAAGTAAGCGGTGTCGGCGAGGCCGGTGGACTTCAGGTAGCTCTCCGCTTTCTTGGCGATGTTACGCGGGTCACGGGAGTAGCTTTCCTTGGTGATCGGGTCGAAGATATCGCAGATCAGGGAGAGGGTCGGCACCGCGGTGAACGGGTCCATCTTGGCAGTGGTCGGATCCGGCAGGATGATCATGTCAGAAGCGTGAATGGGCTGCCAGCCGCGGATGGAGGAGCCGTCGAAACCCTGGCCTTCCTCGAAGGTATCCTCGCCGAACTCGCTCATGGGCACGGTGAAGTGCTGCCAGATGCCGACGAAGTCCATGAATTTGAAATCGACCATCAGCACGCCGTTTTCTTTGGCAAACTCCACTACTTGTTTTGGTGTCATCTACTGTCTCCTTTCAAATTAAGTAAAGAATCAGCCAATTAGAGAGCGTCTTCGCCCCTCTCACCGGTCCTGATCCGGACTACTTCTTCTACGGGGGTGACAAAGATCTTGCCGTCGCCAATGCGGCCGGTCTTGGCGGCCTGCTCGATGGCGTCAACGACCTTGCTGACCACTTCGTCGGATACGATGATCTCCATCTTGATTTTCGGAATGAAATCGACCACGTACTCGGCGCCGCGGTAAAGCTCGGTGTGCCCTTTTTGACGACCGAACCCCTTCACCTCACCGATGGTGATGCCCTGGATACCGATCTCGTTGAGTGCTTCTTTCACTTCATCAAGCTTGAAAGGTTTTATGATTGCTTCGACTTTTTTCAAGGCAGTTATCCTCCGCTTGTCGTTCAGTGCGCCGCGAATTATAGATACCTTACTATAGAATTGCAAGTTCTAATAAACCGCGGTTTGGTGTTTGACAACTCTATTTGCAAGACTTTGGCCAACCGGTAGACAGCCAGCAGATACCTGACTTTACGGTAATTTAGCCAATCTAAGGGACTCGACGGTATCGATGGCGGCAACGCTGTTGCTTATAACTTAGGCAGGTAGCTGCCTGCAATATATCCGTTCGCCGCAGACATCAGTTAAGCGTTTTTTGTTAAGACGGTCCTACCTGTCGAACCCTACTGGCAAAGCTAAAATAGGAGCCCCTCACGGGGCCCCTACCTTCAGACACGTAAAGATCCAGGGATTACAGAACAAAAAGCATTTCCCTGTAGGTCGGCAGCGGCCAGTACTTGGCAGCGATGATCTTCTCCAGTGCGTCACCAGTGGTGCGCAGTTCGAGCATCTTGGCGAAGACGTTTGCCCTGAATGCTGCAGCCTGCTTCTCGGCATCGGCGATGTTCAGTGCGTCTTCCAGCGCCTTCTCCAGAGCCTTGGTGTTGGCGCTCATCGCGGCCAGCTTGTCACTGAGCTCTTCCAGCAGTTCCTTCTGGGTCGAGACGTCCAGCTTACTGGATACTGCAGTAACCGCATTGATGGAGGATGCCACCGTGGTCGCATACTCAATGGCGGTCGGGATGATGCTGTGGTTGGCCATGTCGATCATGGTCAGGGCTTCAATGTTCAGGGTCTTGACGTACTGCTCGACCATGATTTCGTAGCGTGCGTGAACTTCTTTCTCGTTGAAGACGTTGTGAGCAGCGAACACCTCCATCGCTTCTTTGGAGATCAGCTCCTTGAGTGCGTCAGGAGTGTTGGGAATGTTCGGCAGGCCGCGCTTGGCAGCTTCCTGGACCCACTCGTCGGAATAGTTGTTGCCGTTGAAGATCACGCGCTGGTGCTTCTTGGCGGTTTCCTGCAGCAGTTTGTCCAGGTCGGCGTCGAAGTTGGTCGATTTCTCGAGGACATCGGCGAATTCCTTGAGCGCCTGGGCAATGATGGTGTTGATGATGATGTTCGGGCCCGAGATGGAGAAGGAGGAACCGAGCATCCTGAACTCGAACTTGTTGCCGGTAAAGGCGAACGGCGAGGTCCTGTTCCGGTCGGTGGCGTCCTTGGGCAGTGCGGGAAGAGTGCTTACACCGATGTCCATGTGACCGCTCATTTCGGACGATTTCGCTACGCCTGCGACGATCTGATCGATGATGTCGGCAAGCTGCTCGCCGAGGAATACGGAAATGATCGCCGGAGGTGCTTCGT
Protein-coding sequences here:
- the glnA gene encoding type I glutamate--ammonia ligase, with protein sequence MTPKQVVEFAKENGVLMVDFKFMDFVGIWQHFTVPMSEFGEDTFEEGQGFDGSSIRGWQPIHASDMIILPDPTTAKMDPFTAVPTLSLICDIFDPITKESYSRDPRNIAKKAESYLKSTGLADTAYFGPEAEFFIFDDVRYDSNANSSFYAVDSSEGAWNTGREEFPNLGYKPRHKEGYFPVAPTDSQNDLRNEMVMELQKVGIRVECQHHEVATGGQAEIDMRFSSLVDMADQLQWFKYVIKNVANRNGKTVTFMPKPLYGDNGSGMHCHMSLWKDGTNLFAGDKYGGLSQMALYYIGGIIKHARALCAFTNPTTNSYKRLVPGFEAPVNMAYSSRNRSASLRIPMFSTNPKAKRIEYRTPDPSCNGYLAFAAMLMAGLDGVENKIDPGQPLDKDIYGLSPEELSTIPSAPGSLEEALNALKDDHEFLLKGDVFTPDVIDKWIEYKTEAEVNPVRMRPVPLEFALYFDI
- a CDS encoding P-II family nitrogen regulator; the encoded protein is MKKVEAIIKPFKLDEVKEALNEIGIQGITIGEVKGFGRQKGHTELYRGAEYVVDFIPKIKMEIIVSDEVVSKVVDAIEQAAKTGRIGDGKIFVTPVEEVVRIRTGERGEDAL